The Ancylobacter sp. SL191 nucleotide sequence ACGGCGTGCTCATCGACCCGGCGAAGGTCCACACCATCGATTATGTGGGCCAGCACTATGCCTCGCGCGGGCCGCTAAACTCCGGTCCCTGCCCGCAGGGCCAGCCGGTGATCGCGCAGGCCGGCGGCTCGAAGAGCGGGCGCAAGATCGCCGCCACCCACGCCAACACCATCGTCGCCGCGCCGAACGGCGTCGCCGCCATGAAGCAGTACCGCGACGATGTGCGCGCGCAGATGGCCGAGCTCGGCCGCAACCCGGACGACTGCAAGATCCTGTTCCTGCTCTCACCCATCGTCGCGGAGACGGAGGACCAGGCGAAATGGGCGGCCGAACAGCGCCGCGTCTCGGCGGCGGAGAATCTCGACGCCCGCATGGCCCGCTTCGGCTGGAGCACCAATCTCGACCTCTCCGGCCTCGACCTCGACACGCCGGTGAGCCAGCTCACGCTCACCACCAATGGCCACCAGTCCAGCCTCTCGCAGTTCCTCACCCGCGCCGGCGACAAGCCGCTGCGCCAGGCGATGATCGACCATGTGAGCTGCGGCTATTGCGTGGACGTGGTGGGCACGCCCGACAGCGTCGCCAGCCAGATGGACGAGATCATGCAGGAGATCGGCGGCGACGGCTTCCTCATCGCGCTCTCCGACGTCTCGCGCCGCTCGGTGTCGACCATCACCGACGGGCTGGTGCCGGTGCTCCAGCGCCGGGGCCTCACCCGCCGGGCCTATTCCCACCAGTTCCTGCGCGACAATTTGCTCGAGTTCTGATCCACGCCGCCCCTTCCCCCAACCATGGAACGACGTCGATGATCTCACGCCTCCCGCACCATCGTCTCCGCCGCGCCGGATCGCTTGCCCTCACGGCTCTCCTGCTCGGCGCCGGCCTCTCCGCGGCCTCCGCCGAGAAGCTCAAGCTCGGCAATGAGGGCGTCTACCCGCCCTTCTCCATGGTGGACGCGTCCGGCAACCTGACCGGCATGGAGCCGGAGCTGGCGCGCGAGATGTGCAAGCGCATCGGCGCCGATTGCGAGATCGTCGTCATGGACTTCAAGGCGCTGATCCCGTCCATGCTGCAGGG carries:
- a CDS encoding NtaA/DmoA family FMN-dependent monooxygenase (This protein belongs to a clade of FMN-dependent monooxygenases, within a broader family of flavin-dependent oxidoreductases, the luciferase-like monooxygenase (LMM) family, some of whose members use coenzyme F420 rather than FMN.); the encoded protein is MPANPFHLAWFLQGSSIQAWGEPWTGNIGQDWMSADIFVDLVRSMERACFDYLLIEDSIYVGQNWQNSRDIFLKGGICIPRQEPSVVATLLAASTRKLGIVPTLSTFAYHPYLTARIVSSLDQISGGRAGWNMVTGSSDLSAQNFGMEKLPEHDQRYVMAEEYIEIVKRLWGSWEPGAIIDDHENGVLIDPAKVHTIDYVGQHYASRGPLNSGPCPQGQPVIAQAGGSKSGRKIAATHANTIVAAPNGVAAMKQYRDDVRAQMAELGRNPDDCKILFLLSPIVAETEDQAKWAAEQRRVSAAENLDARMARFGWSTNLDLSGLDLDTPVSQLTLTTNGHQSSLSQFLTRAGDKPLRQAMIDHVSCGYCVDVVGTPDSVASQMDEIMQEIGGDGFLIALSDVSRRSVSTITDGLVPVLQRRGLTRRAYSHQFLRDNLLEF